The nucleotide window CGGCCCCGCGTTCGGCGTCGCCGGCATGGTCGTGTGGGGTTTCACCGCGGCGCTGCTGGACTCCGTGCTGGCCGCGGCCGGGCTCGACCGGCCCTGGGACACCACCGACGTCCGCCCGCTCGCCACGCCCGCCGGCGGCCCGGAGCCGGCGCGTGTCCGCGGGCCGGGGTCCGGCGCGCCGACGGACGGCGACGACGCGGGGTCCACAGCCGCCGCGCGTACGGTTCCGGGGCCATGACCTCCGCTGCAGCCCGTGCCCGGACGACGCGCCGTACCGCCCTGCGCCGGGGCCCGGCCGGAGCCGTGCTGAGCGGCGCGCTGGTGCTCGCGGTGCTCACCGGCTGCTCGAACTCCGAGCCCACGCTGCCCGAGGTCACCCGGGCCACCTCCGCCGACGCCGGCACGGTGCAGACCGCGCCCGACGGCGTCCAGGAGATCACCCTGGAGACCGGCGACGACTACGCGTTCACGCCGGCGGCCTTCACCGTCGCGCCCGGGCCGGTCCGGCTGACCGTGCGCAACACCGCCAAGCAGCTGACCCACAACTTCCTCTTCACCAAGGGGAAGGGGCCTGCCGACATCGCCGAGCAGATCGCCTTCCTCGGCCCCGGTGACACCAAGACCATCGAGTTCACCGCCGGCGCGCCGGGCGACTACCCCTTCGAGTGCAGCTTCCACGTC belongs to Modestobacter sp. L9-4 and includes:
- a CDS encoding plastocyanin/azurin family copper-binding protein; amino-acid sequence: MTSAAARARTTRRTALRRGPAGAVLSGALVLAVLTGCSNSEPTLPEVTRATSADAGTVQTAPDGVQEITLETGDDYAFTPAAFTVAPGPVRLTVRNTAKQLTHNFLFTKGKGPADIAEQIAFLGPGDTKTIEFTAGAPGDYPFECSFHVALGQVGTMTVSAP